From a region of the Coffea arabica cultivar ET-39 chromosome 3e, Coffea Arabica ET-39 HiFi, whole genome shotgun sequence genome:
- the LOC140038941 gene encoding uncharacterized protein isoform X2 translates to MRNNKQLEAQKFDVDELFQFTMKKNWKEVLRICKSYPSAACNAKLTKSEETALHIAVSSYHVGEKEAHALAATIGQLVESLPVGQAVEILKAQNDKGDTALHLAAALGSVTICDCIARNRNQIYRELIMIRNRKGETPMFLAAHHGHMEAFQLLHQLYNGNASEPDYSLGRRNDGDTILHSAISGEYFALADLISIKYRKLVNSVNEEGFSPLHILARKPNVFESSSNLRLCDRMLYRCVYVPEVKNRQSRRGDRRSLEATGEHYPKNYQTCVNFIRLISTAFWLIAPLGKGQDQGQGPGTADPEEGKMEASRGEDSDSRQPGSTEDREIPIEGNQGKELNDENTFPPNYATCIQLFKFAINLALIIFGIGIWKISKIAEKKQRHNRAVRMMDKLIEKESRYKYSHDGQNPINAAEPMYEGRFVVPKAAPETPDTPSSSKDNIPASKSKDKKNKIESKPEANPKDAKETSILLAAKMGISEMVEKILKTFPVAIQDLDANGKNALLLTVENRQIKVFDLLMTMKLPEFVLYQIDNEGNSAMHLAAKFQEHKPWRIPGTALQMQWELKWFKMPKQRMLRRHE, encoded by the exons ATGAGGAACAACAAACAATTAGAGGCTCAAAAATTTGATGTAGATGAATTATTTCAATTTACcatgaagaaaaattggaagGAAGTGCTGAGAATATGCAAGAGCTACCCTTCGGCTGCTTGCAACGCTAAGCTAACTAAATCAGAAGAGACAGCTCTGCACATTGCTGTCTCAAGTTACCATGTAGGTGAAAAGGAAGCTCATGCACTTGCAGCAACCATAGGGCAACTGGTAGAATCACTACCAGTGGGCCAGGCAGTCGAGATCCTTAAAGCGCAAAACGACAAAGGAGACACAGCTCTCCATCTAGCTGCAGCACTTGGCAGTGTCACAATCTGTGATTGTATAGCCAGGAACCGCAATCAGATTTATCGCGAGCTCATCATGATCCGCAATCGGAAGGGCGAAACACCAATGTTCTTGGCAGCTCATCACGGCCATATGGAAGCTTTTCAACTGCTTCATCAGCTCTACAATGGGAATGCAAGCGAACCAGATTATTCACTCGGTAGAAGGAATGATGGGGATACCATTCTGCACTCTGCCATATCTGGGGAATACTTTG CATTGGCAGACCTGATAAGTATCAAATACCGCAAGCTTGTCAATTCTGTCAATGAGGAAGGCTTTTCTCCTCTCCACATCCTAGCCAGGAAGCCAAATGTATTTGAGAGCAGCAGCAATCTTCGACTCTGTGATCGAATGCTCTATCGCT GTGTATATGTCCCTGAGGTTAAGAACCGTCAATCCAGAAGAGGAGACCGGAGAAGTTTAGAGGCGACCGGAGAGCACTATCCCAAGAACTACCAGACGTGTGTGAACTTCATTCGTCTAATTTCGACTGCATTCTGGCTAATTG CTCCTCTTGGGAAAGGTCAAGATCAAGGTCAAGGTCCAGGTACAGCAGATCCAGAAGAGGGAAAAATGGAAG CTTCTCGTGGAGAAGATTCTGATTCCAGACAACCGGGCAGTACAGAAGACAGAGAAATTCCAATAGAGGGAAATCAAG GAAAAGAGCTCAATGATGAGAACACGTTTCCACCTAACTATGCTACCTGCATTCAGTTGTTCAAATTTGCAATCAACCTTGCACTAATTATTTTCGGAATCG GCATTTGGAAGATCAGCAAGATTGCGGAGAAGAAACAGAGGCACAATAGGGCTGTTCGGATGATGGATAAATTGATTGAGAAAGAATCACGATATAAGTACAGTCACGATGGGCAAAATCCCATAAATGCTGCAGAACCGATGTATGAAGGAAGATTTGTCGTTCCAAAAGCAGCACCAGAAACACCTGATACTCCTTCAAGCTCGAAAGACAACATCCCTGCAAGCAAATCCAAagacaagaaaaacaaaattgagAGTAAACCAG AAGCCAACCCCAAGGACGCTAAGGAGACATCAATATTACTTGCAGCAAAGATGGGTATATCAGAAATGGTGGAAAAAATCCTGAAAACCTTTCCAGTGGCCATTCAAGACTTGGATGCAAATGGGAAGAATGCCCTGCTCTTGACCGTTGAGAACAGGCAAATCAAGGTATTTGATTTATTAATGACAATGAAACTCCCGGAATTTGTGCTTTATCAAATTGACAATGAAGGAAACAGTGCAATGCATCTCGCTGCCAAGTTTCAAGAGCATAAACCTTGGCGAATTCCAGGTACCGCATTGCAGATGCAGTGGGAACTCAAGTGGTTTAAG ATGCCCAAACAAAGGATGTTAAGGAGACACGAATAG
- the LOC140038941 gene encoding uncharacterized protein isoform X1: protein MRNNKQLEAQKFDVDELFQFTMKKNWKEVLRICKSYPSAACNAKLTKSEETALHIAVSSYHVGEKEAHALAATIGQLVESLPVGQAVEILKAQNDKGDTALHLAAALGSVTICDCIARNRNQIYRELIMIRNRKGETPMFLAAHHGHMEAFQLLHQLYNGNASEPDYSLGRRNDGDTILHSAISGEYFALADLISIKYRKLVNSVNEEGFSPLHILARKPNVFESSSNLRLCDRMLYRCVYVPEVKNRQSRRGDRRSLEATGEHYPKNYQTCVNFIRLISTAFWLIAPLGKGQDQGQGPGTADPEEGKMEGQASRGEDSDSRQPGSTEDREIPIEGNQGKELNDENTFPPNYATCIQLFKFAINLALIIFGIGIWKISKIAEKKQRHNRAVRMMDKLIEKESRYKYSHDGQNPINAAEPMYEGRFVVPKAAPETPDTPSSSKDNIPASKSKDKKNKIESKPEANPKDAKETSILLAAKMGISEMVEKILKTFPVAIQDLDANGKNALLLTVENRQIKVFDLLMTMKLPEFVLYQIDNEGNSAMHLAAKFQEHKPWRIPGTALQMQWELKWFKMPKQRMLRRHE, encoded by the exons ATGAGGAACAACAAACAATTAGAGGCTCAAAAATTTGATGTAGATGAATTATTTCAATTTACcatgaagaaaaattggaagGAAGTGCTGAGAATATGCAAGAGCTACCCTTCGGCTGCTTGCAACGCTAAGCTAACTAAATCAGAAGAGACAGCTCTGCACATTGCTGTCTCAAGTTACCATGTAGGTGAAAAGGAAGCTCATGCACTTGCAGCAACCATAGGGCAACTGGTAGAATCACTACCAGTGGGCCAGGCAGTCGAGATCCTTAAAGCGCAAAACGACAAAGGAGACACAGCTCTCCATCTAGCTGCAGCACTTGGCAGTGTCACAATCTGTGATTGTATAGCCAGGAACCGCAATCAGATTTATCGCGAGCTCATCATGATCCGCAATCGGAAGGGCGAAACACCAATGTTCTTGGCAGCTCATCACGGCCATATGGAAGCTTTTCAACTGCTTCATCAGCTCTACAATGGGAATGCAAGCGAACCAGATTATTCACTCGGTAGAAGGAATGATGGGGATACCATTCTGCACTCTGCCATATCTGGGGAATACTTTG CATTGGCAGACCTGATAAGTATCAAATACCGCAAGCTTGTCAATTCTGTCAATGAGGAAGGCTTTTCTCCTCTCCACATCCTAGCCAGGAAGCCAAATGTATTTGAGAGCAGCAGCAATCTTCGACTCTGTGATCGAATGCTCTATCGCT GTGTATATGTCCCTGAGGTTAAGAACCGTCAATCCAGAAGAGGAGACCGGAGAAGTTTAGAGGCGACCGGAGAGCACTATCCCAAGAACTACCAGACGTGTGTGAACTTCATTCGTCTAATTTCGACTGCATTCTGGCTAATTG CTCCTCTTGGGAAAGGTCAAGATCAAGGTCAAGGTCCAGGTACAGCAGATCCAGAAGAGGGAAAAATGGAAGGTCAAG CTTCTCGTGGAGAAGATTCTGATTCCAGACAACCGGGCAGTACAGAAGACAGAGAAATTCCAATAGAGGGAAATCAAG GAAAAGAGCTCAATGATGAGAACACGTTTCCACCTAACTATGCTACCTGCATTCAGTTGTTCAAATTTGCAATCAACCTTGCACTAATTATTTTCGGAATCG GCATTTGGAAGATCAGCAAGATTGCGGAGAAGAAACAGAGGCACAATAGGGCTGTTCGGATGATGGATAAATTGATTGAGAAAGAATCACGATATAAGTACAGTCACGATGGGCAAAATCCCATAAATGCTGCAGAACCGATGTATGAAGGAAGATTTGTCGTTCCAAAAGCAGCACCAGAAACACCTGATACTCCTTCAAGCTCGAAAGACAACATCCCTGCAAGCAAATCCAAagacaagaaaaacaaaattgagAGTAAACCAG AAGCCAACCCCAAGGACGCTAAGGAGACATCAATATTACTTGCAGCAAAGATGGGTATATCAGAAATGGTGGAAAAAATCCTGAAAACCTTTCCAGTGGCCATTCAAGACTTGGATGCAAATGGGAAGAATGCCCTGCTCTTGACCGTTGAGAACAGGCAAATCAAGGTATTTGATTTATTAATGACAATGAAACTCCCGGAATTTGTGCTTTATCAAATTGACAATGAAGGAAACAGTGCAATGCATCTCGCTGCCAAGTTTCAAGAGCATAAACCTTGGCGAATTCCAGGTACCGCATTGCAGATGCAGTGGGAACTCAAGTGGTTTAAG ATGCCCAAACAAAGGATGTTAAGGAGACACGAATAG